Proteins co-encoded in one Seriola aureovittata isolate HTS-2021-v1 ecotype China chromosome 1, ASM2101889v1, whole genome shotgun sequence genomic window:
- the golm2 gene encoding protein GOLM2 isoform X1, with protein sequence MVGFGANRRGGRLPSFILIFLMVIIAILSFNYWTVSNKHGRLLDELAEVQTQVKRTDAARSRLEKRNSELMVQVDTHRKQIDQKDGDYSVLEGKLQAREALIKKCTDEKMKLQGDVTAQMTEIQRLKEQLKELKQEFMKQEEQLREVKKNSTTLERKLEYESLQCGRQIAQLKDEYEESKKTLEEEASKLRQSVLDGQKGVVAGRHADGAPGVEMVGERHTVATHRHNTADLKEEMGKPGSDAGMPGIEDSEVGKIDDVQFALKKPAITQKHDEAPDVVVGAGAGPGVGAADGPGGQGLSLDQPRLQQDRVEGRAAVVAPPAIIKLADKPIVFEEDNKAGIKADELGEQQRQLRAPDNVKGDSEHLKGIPLPPNPAQVPNPIQPHHAKDQVPAEPVHHRQSRFFDENESPVDPQHGSKLADYNGDDGNVGEYEADKQAELAYNEEEDGDGGEEDVQDDDDRDMQGDRAVDYGKRHQAIDIL encoded by the exons ATGGTTGGGTTTGGTGCAAACCGGCGGGGAGGCCGCCTCCCGTctttcatcctcatcttcttGATGGTGATCATCGCCATACTGTCTTTCAACTACTGGACAGTGTCCAACAAGCACGGCCGCTTGCTGGATGAGCTGGCGGAGGTACAGACGCAGGTGAAGCGCACGGACGCGGCGCGGAGCCGGCTGGAGAAGCGAAACTCGGAGCTGATGGTGCAGGTGGACACGCACAGGAAGCAGATCGACCAGAAGGATGGAGACTACAGCGTCCTGGAGGGCAAGCTGCAGGCCCGAGAGGCGCTCATCAAAAAGTGCACTGATGAAAAG ATGAAGCTGCAGGGTGATGTCACTGCCCAAATGACAGAAATCCAGAGGCTCAAAG AGCAGCTAAAGGAGCTGAAGCAGGAGTTCATGAAACAGGAGGAGCAGCTAAGAGAAGTGAAGAAAAATAGTACTACATTGGAAAGAAAACTGGAGTATGAGAG TTTACAGTGTGGACGTCAGATTGCACAACTGAAAGACGAGTATGAAGAATCAAAAAAGACCCTGGAGGAAGAAGCATCAAAGCTAAGACAG AGTGTATTGGACGGCCAAAAGGGTGTAGTGGCAGGTAGACATGCAGATGGAGCACCTGGTGTGGAGATGGTTGGAGAGCGCCATACAGTGGCCACTCACCGACACAACACTGCAGATTTAAAAG AAGAGATGGGTAAGCCTGGCAGTGATGCTGGCATGCCTGGTATTGAAGACAGTGAGGTGGGAAAAATCGATGATGTGCAATTCG CCTTGAAGAAACCAGCCATCACTCAGAAACATGACGAGGCCCCTGATGTGGTTGTGGGAGCTGGTGCTGGACCTGGAGTCGGGGCAGCTGATGGCCCGGGGGGGCAGGGCCTGTCCCTGGACCAGCCCAGGCTACAGCAGGACAGAGTGGAGGGCCGAGCAGCAGTGGTTGCACCTCCGGCCATCATCAAACTGGCAGACAAGCCAATAGTGTTTGAAGAAGACAACAAGGCAGGTATCAAGGCAGACGAGCTGGGAGAACAGCAAAGACAACTTCGAG CTCCAGATAACGTCAAGGGTGACAGTGAACACTTGAAGGGGATTCCTCTGCCCCCCAACCCTGCCCAGGTGCCCAACCCCATCCAGCCTCACCACGCCAAAGACCAAGTCCCTGCAGAGCCAGTACACCACCGCCAAA GCCGGTTCTTTGATGAGAACGAGTCCCCAGTAGATCCGCAACACGGCTCTAAGCTAGCGGACTACAATGGGGATGATGGGAACGTGGGTGAGTATGAGGCCGACAAGCAGGCTGAGCTGGCCTacaatgaggaagaggatggtgATGGTGGGGAGGAAGACGTTCAAG atgaTGACGATCGGGACATGCAGGGAGATCGGGCTGTGGATTATGGAAAAAGACATCAAGCCATTGACATTCTTTGA
- the golm2 gene encoding protein GOLM2 isoform X2 produces the protein MVGFGANRRGGRLPSFILIFLMVIIAILSFNYWTVSNKHGRLLDELAEVQTQVKRTDAARSRLEKRNSELMVQVDTHRKQIDQKDGDYSVLEGKLQAREALIKKCTDEKMKLQGDVTAQMTEIQRLKEQLKELKQEFMKQEEQLREVKKNSTTLERKLEYESLQCGRQIAQLKDEYEESKKTLEEEASKLRQSVLDGQKGVVAGRHADGAPGVEMVGERHTVATHRHNTADLKEEMGKPGSDAGMPGIEDSEVGKIDDVQFALKKPAITQKHDEAPDVVVGAGAGPGVGAADGPGGQGLSLDQPRLQQDRVEGRAAVVAPPAIIKLADKPIVFEEDNKAGIKADELGEQQRQLRAPDNVKGDSEHLKGIPLPPNPAQVPNPIQPHHAKDQVPAEPVHHRQNDDDRDMQGDRAVDYGKRHQAIDIL, from the exons ATGGTTGGGTTTGGTGCAAACCGGCGGGGAGGCCGCCTCCCGTctttcatcctcatcttcttGATGGTGATCATCGCCATACTGTCTTTCAACTACTGGACAGTGTCCAACAAGCACGGCCGCTTGCTGGATGAGCTGGCGGAGGTACAGACGCAGGTGAAGCGCACGGACGCGGCGCGGAGCCGGCTGGAGAAGCGAAACTCGGAGCTGATGGTGCAGGTGGACACGCACAGGAAGCAGATCGACCAGAAGGATGGAGACTACAGCGTCCTGGAGGGCAAGCTGCAGGCCCGAGAGGCGCTCATCAAAAAGTGCACTGATGAAAAG ATGAAGCTGCAGGGTGATGTCACTGCCCAAATGACAGAAATCCAGAGGCTCAAAG AGCAGCTAAAGGAGCTGAAGCAGGAGTTCATGAAACAGGAGGAGCAGCTAAGAGAAGTGAAGAAAAATAGTACTACATTGGAAAGAAAACTGGAGTATGAGAG TTTACAGTGTGGACGTCAGATTGCACAACTGAAAGACGAGTATGAAGAATCAAAAAAGACCCTGGAGGAAGAAGCATCAAAGCTAAGACAG AGTGTATTGGACGGCCAAAAGGGTGTAGTGGCAGGTAGACATGCAGATGGAGCACCTGGTGTGGAGATGGTTGGAGAGCGCCATACAGTGGCCACTCACCGACACAACACTGCAGATTTAAAAG AAGAGATGGGTAAGCCTGGCAGTGATGCTGGCATGCCTGGTATTGAAGACAGTGAGGTGGGAAAAATCGATGATGTGCAATTCG CCTTGAAGAAACCAGCCATCACTCAGAAACATGACGAGGCCCCTGATGTGGTTGTGGGAGCTGGTGCTGGACCTGGAGTCGGGGCAGCTGATGGCCCGGGGGGGCAGGGCCTGTCCCTGGACCAGCCCAGGCTACAGCAGGACAGAGTGGAGGGCCGAGCAGCAGTGGTTGCACCTCCGGCCATCATCAAACTGGCAGACAAGCCAATAGTGTTTGAAGAAGACAACAAGGCAGGTATCAAGGCAGACGAGCTGGGAGAACAGCAAAGACAACTTCGAG CTCCAGATAACGTCAAGGGTGACAGTGAACACTTGAAGGGGATTCCTCTGCCCCCCAACCCTGCCCAGGTGCCCAACCCCATCCAGCCTCACCACGCCAAAGACCAAGTCCCTGCAGAGCCAGTACACCACCGCCAAA atgaTGACGATCGGGACATGCAGGGAGATCGGGCTGTGGATTATGGAAAAAGACATCAAGCCATTGACATTCTTTGA